The Arabidopsis thaliana chromosome 5, partial sequence genomic interval attttcagacaaaagtaacaaaacaagagtcaTCTCCACGTGATAACCAATCCAAAACACATTGTCACAGTTTTTCGAGTTTATAATAAAGATTCCAACTTTTTAACCAAAAGTCACTAACTTTACCACAATGTTAATCCTTCCTTATTCGagctttgtgatttttttttcttttaccactaaatttattgtttaaatgaaacaaaacagataaaTAGAGTGACAAAATATGTCTAAATATGCAACTTAACAGTAACGACCTTCTAGTCCTAAATGTCTACGAAAATTGTCAAAgtaaaacaacaaatgaagTGTAAAGTCGAAAACGTTACCCCGGCGGAGGAAATGGACATGTAATCCGGTGATGGGTTACCCGTGACTGGCTGATAGATGCCACCACCGCTGGAAGAGCCACCAGTGTTACCGCCACCGCCACTGCTACTACCACCAGTGGAGTTGCTGCTACCACTACCACTACTATGAGTGGAAGAGGTCTTGATCCCAAGTGAGTAAACCGGAGTTCCGTCAGGGTTGAAGAGACCGTAGTTCCTCTCGGAGGTTGGTCCAGGCTTCATGTTCTCGTTAAAGAGAGCAAAGACGAAGATGGTGAGATCGCACTCAGGTCGTATAGGCGTCCTCATCTTCTTgctcatcatcatcttgatCAGATTCCCATTGTACTTGCGAGCATTGTCGCAGGTGGCTCCGACTTCTTGCGGGTCACCGTTGGAAGGCCATCCGGTCTCGGAGACGACAATGGGAACTTTCTTGTAGCTGATGCCGACAGCGTCAAGAGCGTGATAGACTGCGTCGACCTGAGCGAAGAGCATGTTGTCGTAGTGGAAATTAGAGCCAGGATCGGTGAAGCCTTGATTTGGTTGGAAGAGTACGAAGTCGAGAGAAACGTGTTTGGGGTTTTCTTCGTAGGCGAAGAAAGGGTAGGCGTTGATGAGGATTGGTGAGCCAGTCTTGACGTGGAAGTCCAAGATGGGAGTGAGGGAGCCGAGGAGGTCGCGGCGGAAGGAAGTGGCCGAGGGAGGGTAGGATACATCCAAGATGGCTAGTGAGTGAGCCGTCGTCACAAAGATCTGCTTGTTTAGGCCACAATCCACCAGAGCACCGTGGATGCTTTGCATAGCCGGGAAGAGGGCTGCCGTGAGGGCTGACTGGTTTGAGGTGAGGACTTCGTTTCCCACTACGATGGCCACGATCTTGGTGTTTGGGAGGTAAGCTTGGACGTTCTCCTTCACCCAGCCTTGGGCTTTAATAGGGTCGCTCATCTGAGCCAGGTACTCGTTACCGAGGGCCACGGTGAGCTCGAAGCCGGAGCCGGCGAAGGCACGTAGGGCTTGTGGATCGGCGTCATAGAGCTTGACTTTTGTAGCTCCCACAGACTTG includes:
- the BG_PPAP gene encoding beta-1,3-glucanase (''beta-1,3-glucanase_putative'' (BG_PPAP); FUNCTIONS IN: hydrolase activity, hydrolyzing O-glycosyl compounds, glucan endo-1,3-beta-D-glucosidase activity; INVOLVED IN: cell communication; LOCATED IN: in 7 components; EXPRESSED IN: 25 plant structures; EXPRESSED DURING: 13 growth stages; CONTAINS InterPro DOMAIN/s: Glycoside hydrolase, catalytic core (InterPro:IPR017853), Glycoside hydrolase, family 17 (InterPro:IPR000490), Glycoside hydrolase, subgroup, catalytic core (InterPro:IPR013781); BEST Arabidopsis thaliana protein match is: Glycosyl hydrolase superfamily protein (TAIR:AT1G32860.1); Has 1807 Blast hits to 1807 proteins in 277 species: Archae - 0; Bacteria - 0; Metazoa - 736; Fungi - 347; Plants - 385; Viruses - 0; Other Eukaryotes - 339 (source: NCBI BLink).) translates to MASSSLQSLFSLFCLALFSLPLIVSSIGINYGQVANNLPPPKNVIPLLKSVGATKVKLYDADPQALRAFAGSGFELTVALGNEYLAQMSDPIKAQGWVKENVQAYLPNTKIVAIVVGNEVLTSNQSALTAALFPAMQSIHGALVDCGLNKQIFVTTAHSLAILDVSYPPSATSFRRDLLGSLTPILDFHVKTGSPILINAYPFFAYEENPKHVSLDFVLFQPNQGFTDPGSNFHYDNMLFAQVDAVYHALDAVGISYKKVPIVVSETGWPSNGDPQEVGATCDNARKYNGNLIKMMMSKKMRTPIRPECDLTIFVFALFNENMKPGPTSERNYGLFNPDGTPVYSLGIKTSSTHSSGSGSSNSTGGSSSGGGGNTGGSSSGGGIYQPVTGNPSPDYMSISSAGGKGRFVECVLFFFLLCIIKLRL
- the BG_PPAP gene encoding beta-1,3-glucanase (ATBG_PAP; FUNCTIONS IN: hydrolase activity, hydrolyzing O-glycosyl compounds, glucan endo-1,3-beta-D-glucosidase activity; INVOLVED IN: cell communication; LOCATED IN: in 7 components; EXPRESSED IN: 25 plant structures; EXPRESSED DURING: 13 growth stages; CONTAINS InterPro DOMAIN/s: Glycoside hydrolase, family 17 (InterPro:IPR000490), Glycoside hydrolase, catalytic core (InterPro:IPR017853), Glycoside hydrolase, subgroup, catalytic core (InterPro:IPR013781); BEST Arabidopsis thaliana protein match is: Glycosyl hydrolase superfamily protein (TAIR:AT1G32860.1); Has 35333 Blast hits to 34131 proteins in 2444 species: Archae - 798; Bacteria - 22429; Metazoa - 974; Fungi - 991; Plants - 531; Viruses - 0; Other Eukaryotes - 9610 (source: NCBI BLink).); translated protein: MASSSLQSLFSLFCLALFSLPLIVSSIGINYGQVANNLPPPKNVIPLLKSVGATKVKLYDADPQALRAFAGSGFELTVALGNEYLAQMSDPIKAQGWVKENVQAYLPNTKIVAIVVGNEVLTSNQSALTAALFPAMQSIHGALVDCGLNKQIFVTTAHSLAILDVSYPPSATSFRRDLLGSLTPILDFHVKTGSPILINAYPFFAYEENPKHVSLDFVLFQPNQGFTDPGSNFHYDNMLFAQVDAVYHALDAVGISYKKVPIVVSETGWPSNGDPQEVGATCDNARKYNGNLIKMMMSKKMRTPIRPECDLTIFVFALFNENMKPGPTSERNYGLFNPDGTPVYSLGIKTSSTHSSGSGSSNSTGGSSSGGGGNTGGSSSGGGIYQPVTGNPSPDYMSISSAGVTFSTLHFICCFTLTIFVDI